AGGTAAACGTGCTCCATCTTCTCCACCGGCACACCGCGCTGGTGAGAAACATAGGCAGCCGCACCTACTGCAGTACCGGCGTCGCCGGAAGCAGGCTGGACGAACAGCTCCTTAACTTCGTCGCGGGCGATGATCTTCTGGTTCAGCTTGACGTTCAGCGCACAGCCACCAGCGAAAGCGATCTTGCCGGTCTGTTTGATGATGTCACCCAGGTAGTAATCCATCATTTCCAGCGCCAATTTCTCGAACAACGCTTGCATGCTGGCGGCGTAGTGGATGTACGGGTCATCAGCGATATCGCCTTCACGCTTCGGCCCCAGCCACTCGATCAGCTTGGGCGAGAAGTAGTAGCCTTTCCCCTTCTCTTTGTAGCGGCGCAGACCGATGACGTTGGCGTAGTCAGTGTTAATCACCAGTTCGCCGTTTTCAAATTTGGCCAGGCGGGAGAAGTCGTACTTGCTGGCGTCACCGTAGGGCGCCATGCCCATCACTTTGAATTCGCCATCGAGCATTTCAAAGCCAAGGAACTCAGTGATCGCACCGTACAAGCCGCCTAGGGAATCCGGATCGTAGAACTCTTTGATCTTGTGGATCTTGCCGTTTTCGCCATAGCCAAAGAAGGTCGTGGCGTACTCACCCTTACCGTCGATGCCCATGATCGCCGTCTTCTCGGTGAAACCCGAGCAGTGATAGGCGCTGGAGGCGTGGGCCAGATGGTGTTCGACTGGCTCGATTTTGACCTTCTTGGTGTCGAAACCCAGTTGTTCCAGGCACCAGACGATCTTGTTGCGGTAGCGCTTATAACGGCGGTTGCCCATCAGGATCGCGTCAAGGGAACGATCCGGCGCATACCAGTAACGCTTGGCGTAGTGCCAACGAGCCTTACCGAACAGGCTGATTGGTGCGAACGGAATCGCCACGACATCAACATCGGACGGCTTGATACCCGCCTGCTCAAGGCAGAACTTGGCTGACTCGTAAGGCATGCGGTTCTTTGCGTGCTTGTCGCGTACAAAACGCTCTTCTTCAGCAGCGGCAATCAGTTTTCCGTCGATATACAACGCGGCGGAAGGGTCATGGCTGAGCGCGCCGGAAAGGCCGAGAATCGTCAATGCCACAGGTCTAACCTCATTTAAACAGGCTCACCGGCTTCGGGAGCCGACGGTATACGTTGATCCAGCAACTGATGCAGGGCTGAGTCAGCCGGCCAGTTGCGCAAAAAGCGTGCGCGGTCGCGGGCATAAGCCTTAGCAAAACCGCTCGCGCTGTGGTGTTGTTGCATGGCGTCTAGATCTATCAATGACCAGCGCGCCAACTGCTCGTCCCAGATGACGTTATGACCTTTAAGATCGCCGTGGCTAATACGCTCTCTGAGCAAAGCCGCAAACAGTCGATCAAGCGCCAACAACTCCGATTCTGGGGGTAAAACGACTGCATCCTTGAGTGTATAAGGCTGAAAACGCTCGATTATATCCTGCCCGCCGCAGTATTCGGTAATCAGGTAGGCACGACCGCGCAACCAGCACCAGCGCCGCTCAACCACCGCCAGCAGCTCAGGCGTGGCAATGCCCAGCAGTTGCAAGCGATGCCCTTCGACCCAGCTGTGCCAGGCGCGGCTAGGACGCCAGAAGCGTTTAAGCCAGTGCAGCACACCTTTAACGTTATAGCGTTTGACCACCAGCGGGCGGCCTTGCAGTTGCACCTTGGCGACCGTCGCGGCACCTCCGGTCTTATAGACGTGGCCCTGATCAGTCAGCAGATCAAGGTTATTGAGCAGTGGCTGCAACGTGCTTTCGTCTTCCCGGCGCACGACCTGAAGCCCAAAAGCCCCGATCTTTGCCGCGAACAGCGTGCAATCGCGGGCAATCTTGCGTAGATAGTCACGCAAACGCCACTTACGAACTTTTCCGACTTCTTTCAGCAGCGCCTCAAGCGGCAGGGCATGTTCGCCATTGGCCAGCAAATAGTGAACCAGCAACTCCTCAGTCCACGGCGTCAGCTCGGCGGGCAACTGCGCAAAAAACACCCCCAAATTGCTCAGCACCTTGTCTCTGGACAACGGCTTACCAGCCACTTCCACTTCAACGCCTCCGCCATCAATAACGAAGAGTTGACCGTTGTGACGCATCAGGTTGTCCAGGTGCAAATCCGACTGCCACAAGCCCTTGCTGTGCATCGTGGCGATTGCAGCCAGCGCCTCCCCCAGGACGGCCTGCTGCGCATCACTGAGCTGCGGCTCAGTCTCGACCGCACGCCAGGCATCCCACAGGCTTTCCGCACCATCGAGATAATCGAACAGCAGCCAGCCACCCTCGCCTTCGCGCAGACCATCGGCTACCAACAGCGGTGTTATTAACTGCTGCTCAGCGAGCAAACGTGCACCCTCCAGCTCACGCTGGAAATGCCGTGCCGCCTTGCTGCCGACCAGCAGCTTGGCCAGTACCCTACGCCCCCGCCACGTTGCCTGGCCGACATATCGCTGGCCCGGTAATACACGTAACCAACGCTCAATTGTCAGTTCGGAAATACCCGCAGCATCGGCCAGTTCAAGTTGCAAAGGCAGTACAGGAGTGCGGCCAGCTCCAGCCAGATCGGCCAATTTCATCGACGCGACTCCTTATTCCGGCGACGAGCCCCCAACTGGCTCGCCCACGACTCAACATCGCCCTCATTGCCAAGGTAGGCTGCGAGAAAATGCTTCAAGTCATCCACACTCCACACAGACGCTCGGCGTAAAAGCGGCTCAATGTCCTTGATCCGATCACGACGACCAAACAGCAGCGGCCGGGTCTTTTCCAGATCAATCAGGCGCGCTTCAAAACCATCAGCCACTTCACGCAGAAAGATGTGCTTCGGGTAGAAACAGCCATGCATCTGTCCGGCTTTATGCAGCTGACGCGCCAGCGCACCACAGGCTTTGAGAATCGCCTCACGACGAGCAGGCTCAAGACTCATCCACTGGGGCAGCCAGGCATCCAGATCCTGCCAGCCATCTAGCGCGCGGGTCAGCAGAATGGCACGACGCTCACTCGCCACTTTTCGCTGAGCGAAAAAGGCAGCCTCAAGTGCCGGGATACCCATCTGCGCATAACGCTGGATATTGCGAAACTCACGGGCAAAAGTCGGTTCCCCCAGCGGATGCAACAAACTACGGGTCAAGTGATTGCTCTGCCGCTTCAGGTAGTAAGCCGCATCGCCCAGATCCAAGCGATACACACTACTCCAGCCGCCACGCTCGGTGTTTGGCTCGTCGACGGCCTCCAACTTCAATGCCCATAAGGCATCGAAATCGGTCAGACCATGCTGCTGCAACAGCTCACGATCGGCAGCGGCCAGAAAATCACTCATTCTCTACCCTCAAAAAATCCGACAATACGGCGGATTTGTTTTTTCTGCTGCGCATCCAACCGCTGGCTGCGCTGATATTGCAGGTAAAAGCGCAACCGCTGTGTACGGCTCAACCGATATTTGGCTACCTTATCCAGACACGCCAAATCCTTGATGATTCGGTAGTGTAGAAACGGTCCAAACCAGAAAGCCCCCGTAGGGCAGTCGATCAGAAATAGCTCAGCCCGATCATTGACCAGCAAATTACGCCACTTCAAATCATTATGAGCAAAGTGATGATCATGAAGAGTACGCGTCGCCTTCGCCAGTTGCAGACTGACGGTTTGCACCCATGCAGAATCCGCTAAGCGCGGGTCATTATGGTCGGCGATATACGCCATATCCTGGGTATTAACCAACTC
The Pseudomonas mendocina DNA segment above includes these coding regions:
- a CDS encoding lipopolysaccharide kinase InaA family protein; this translates as MSHWRLELEYASLQQVFGSLDDVFALQGKRLTWDPLSEVILVEFGGVRYYVKRYWGGGKGLRRFIGRPRVKAEWQNLKNFVKWGVPTAPIVGYGMERRFGSFHRGALITRELVNTQDMAYIADHNDPRLADSAWVQTVSLQLAKATRTLHDHHFAHNDLKWRNLLVNDRAELFLIDCPTGAFWFGPFLHYRIIKDLACLDKVAKYRLSRTQRLRFYLQYQRSQRLDAQQKKQIRRIVGFFEGRE
- a CDS encoding carbamoyltransferase; protein product: MALTILGLSGALSHDPSAALYIDGKLIAAAEEERFVRDKHAKNRMPYESAKFCLEQAGIKPSDVDVVAIPFAPISLFGKARWHYAKRYWYAPDRSLDAILMGNRRYKRYRNKIVWCLEQLGFDTKKVKIEPVEHHLAHASSAYHCSGFTEKTAIMGIDGKGEYATTFFGYGENGKIHKIKEFYDPDSLGGLYGAITEFLGFEMLDGEFKVMGMAPYGDASKYDFSRLAKFENGELVINTDYANVIGLRRYKEKGKGYYFSPKLIEWLGPKREGDIADDPYIHYAASMQALFEKLALEMMDYYLGDIIKQTGKIAFAGGCALNVKLNQKIIARDEVKELFVQPASGDAGTAVGAAAYVSHQRGVPVEKMEHVYLGPSYSNEDVIAACARHPSKPVWKKIDNMPQRIAKIMVDGNPVAWFQGRMEFGPRALGGRSIIGCPSVPGVADRINEQIKFRERWRPFCPSMLDTVGPQMLKVDHPSPFMTFTFEVNEEWKTRVGEVVHEDGTSRAQVLKREYNPRYYDMMLELEKLTGNGVSLNTSLNRRGEPMICSPTDALNMFYGSDLQYLIMEDILVVKDGKDWYDSI
- a CDS encoding lipopolysaccharide kinase InaA family protein, which codes for MKLADLAGAGRTPVLPLQLELADAAGISELTIERWLRVLPGQRYVGQATWRGRRVLAKLLVGSKAARHFQRELEGARLLAEQQLITPLLVADGLREGEGGWLLFDYLDGAESLWDAWRAVETEPQLSDAQQAVLGEALAAIATMHSKGLWQSDLHLDNLMRHNGQLFVIDGGGVEVEVAGKPLSRDKVLSNLGVFFAQLPAELTPWTEELLVHYLLANGEHALPLEALLKEVGKVRKWRLRDYLRKIARDCTLFAAKIGAFGLQVVRREDESTLQPLLNNLDLLTDQGHVYKTGGAATVAKVQLQGRPLVVKRYNVKGVLHWLKRFWRPSRAWHSWVEGHRLQLLGIATPELLAVVERRWCWLRGRAYLITEYCGGQDIIERFQPYTLKDAVVLPPESELLALDRLFAALLRERISHGDLKGHNVIWDEQLARWSLIDLDAMQQHHSASGFAKAYARDRARFLRNWPADSALHQLLDQRIPSAPEAGEPV
- a CDS encoding lipopolysaccharide kinase InaA family protein; the encoded protein is MSDFLAAADRELLQQHGLTDFDALWALKLEAVDEPNTERGGWSSVYRLDLGDAAYYLKRQSNHLTRSLLHPLGEPTFAREFRNIQRYAQMGIPALEAAFFAQRKVASERRAILLTRALDGWQDLDAWLPQWMSLEPARREAILKACGALARQLHKAGQMHGCFYPKHIFLREVADGFEARLIDLEKTRPLLFGRRDRIKDIEPLLRRASVWSVDDLKHFLAAYLGNEGDVESWASQLGARRRNKESRR